In Buchnera aphidicola (Macrosiphum gaurae), the following proteins share a genomic window:
- a CDS encoding SurA N-terminal domain-containing protein, protein MTKYLQSRSTHIIVKCILVIIILSLILSTISIYINKDSEKYIAIVNNEKINFNVFKKMYFIEREKQKKILGKNFLKFSHNKIFIKETQHYVLSQLINNVLLEQYAKKMHLQVNDLTIKEIILNSPIFQKNKQFNKEQYFNYLTSINLTNHEYINTIKKKINTRNLIHTIANSNFLLENETKNIIKLLSQKRVIKKSIIKPHYIIYKQNITDTEAQNYFHKNRSNFYIPEKFKISFTQLKLDDFKTNCNNQEIHEWYLKNIQQYSTKEKRRYSIIQTKTKNEALSILSRLHNTPEDFSKIAKKESTDPISSKKGGDIGLISIDLLPNEIKNVNLNQKNQISNVVSFRNEFLIIKLSEILPAKQKKIDEVSKIIKNEIKKTKSLGLYNKLKNEISYNIAKNPDQIKLILQENHLSTQETDWFDKKSIPEILNVPALKKIIFNQELFIKNKIIKPNLYFISLKNNQSFLIKITDFRKKEMQTFENVKENIIKKLKFIKAIKETKQLSEKIIYELKEGKMNLFKKSNLYFSHPETISRYDQNSIASIVFSLPHPKKGGKTYALYQDKNKNFIIISLEKVYNTNFSLREKNIVREYLEKNNTETIFNSILKDLREKSIIIYKNIEKNIT, encoded by the coding sequence ATGACAAAATATTTACAATCACGATCGACTCATATTATAGTTAAATGCATTTTAGTAATAATTATTCTATCTTTAATATTAAGTACTATAAGCATCTATATAAATAAAGATTCTGAAAAATATATAGCAATAGTAAATAATGAAAAAATTAATTTTAATGTTTTCAAAAAAATGTACTTTATTGAAAGAGAAAAACAAAAAAAAATACTAGGAAAAAATTTTTTAAAATTCAGCCATAATAAAATATTTATAAAAGAAACTCAACACTATGTTTTATCTCAATTAATTAATAATGTTCTGTTAGAACAGTATGCAAAAAAAATGCATCTACAAGTAAATGATCTTACAATAAAAGAAATAATATTAAATTCTCCTATATTTCAAAAAAACAAGCAATTTAATAAAGAACAATATTTTAATTATCTCACATCTATCAATTTAACTAATCATGAATATATCAACACAATTAAGAAAAAAATAAATACTAGAAATTTAATACATACTATTGCTAATAGTAATTTTCTTTTAGAAAACGAAACAAAAAATATTATAAAATTATTATCTCAAAAACGAGTAATTAAAAAATCAATTATTAAACCACATTATATAATTTACAAACAAAATATAACTGATACAGAAGCACAAAATTATTTTCATAAAAACAGAAGTAATTTCTATATTCCAGAAAAGTTTAAAATTAGTTTTACTCAATTAAAACTAGATGATTTTAAAACAAATTGCAATAATCAAGAAATTCATGAGTGGTATTTAAAAAATATTCAACAATACTCAACAAAAGAAAAAAGAAGATATAGTATTATTCAAACTAAAACTAAAAATGAAGCATTATCAATATTATCTAGATTACATAATACACCCGAAGATTTCTCAAAGATAGCTAAGAAAGAATCAACAGATCCGATTTCCTCAAAAAAAGGTGGAGATATTGGATTAATATCGATTGATCTTCTACCAAATGAAATAAAAAATGTAAATTTAAATCAAAAAAATCAAATATCTAATGTCGTTTCATTTCGTAACGAATTTTTAATTATTAAATTAAGCGAAATTTTACCTGCAAAACAAAAAAAAATAGATGAGGTATCTAAAATTATTAAAAATGAGATAAAAAAGACAAAATCATTAGGTTTGTACAATAAATTAAAAAATGAAATATCTTATAATATTGCAAAAAATCCAGATCAAATCAAATTAATTCTTCAAGAAAATCATTTATCTACTCAAGAAACTGATTGGTTTGATAAAAAATCTATTCCTGAAATATTAAATGTTCCTGCTTTAAAAAAAATAATTTTTAATCAAGAATTATTTATCAAAAATAAAATAATAAAACCAAATTTATATTTTATCAGTTTAAAAAATAATCAATCTTTTTTAATTAAAATTACAGATTTTAGAAAAAAAGAAATGCAAACATTTGAAAATGTTAAAGAAAATATTATAAAAAAATTAAAATTCATAAAAGCAATCAAAGAAACAAAACAACTATCAGAAAAAATTATTTATGAATTGAAAGAAGGAAAAATGAATTTATTTAAAAAATCAAATCTTTATTTTTCTCATCCTGAAACTATATCTCGTTATGATCAAAACTCTATAGCATCAATAGTTTTTTCTTTACCTCATCCAAAGAAAGGGGGAAAAACATATGCTTTATATCAAGATAAAAATAAA